One window of Gloeothece citriformis PCC 7424 genomic DNA carries:
- a CDS encoding DUF29 domain-containing protein, which produces MKSQTLYDKDFNLWIETTLTQIKERNFESVDWENVLEELESLGKQQKRELENRLIILLEHLLKLTYWEVEKNHNERGWLGTIVEQRKQILKLIKNNPSLKPFLNEVYENCYTDARDLAIVKTGLDQEIFPIQPILTLEELLNESFSIH; this is translated from the coding sequence ATGAAATCTCAAACTCTCTATGACAAAGACTTTAACCTCTGGATAGAAACTACCCTTACACAGATTAAAGAAAGAAATTTTGAATCTGTGGACTGGGAAAATGTGCTAGAGGAATTAGAAAGCTTGGGAAAACAACAAAAACGAGAATTAGAAAATAGGTTAATAATCTTACTAGAACATCTCCTAAAATTAACTTACTGGGAAGTCGAAAAAAACCATAATGAGCGAGGATGGCTTGGCACAATTGTAGAGCAAAGAAAGCAAATTCTTAAACTCATCAAAAATAACCCCAGTCTTAAACCCTTTTTAAATGAAGTGTATGAAAATTGTTATACAGATGCTCGTGATCTTGCTATTGTTAAAACAGGGTTAGATCAAGAAATTTTTCCCATTCAACCGATTCTAACCCTAGAAGAATTATTAAATGAATCTTTTTCTATACATTAA